GAGCCACACAGATTCGACAGGTTTCCATTTGATTGACTTCCAGACTGCTAGGCCATTCAACCACTCGCCAGTTTTGACTTAGTCCTACATAGATTACTACTCTAATACACAAACTATTCACTTCTTCTGACTTCTTGCTCAGTTCATAGTTCCGTCCCTGTCTAGCCATCCGTGATTGAAGTGCAGTCTGCCCTACCTCATCCTGCAACTTGAGTTCTCACATCACTTGCCCCAGTTTGCTTCCAGTTCCCATATGATTTCTCTAGCTTTATTTGCTGCGCCATTGACATCTCTCTGACTTGCCCCTCGCCTGCTTGCCATCCGTGAGTGACTTCTTGTCTGCCCCTTCTGTCACTTCACACTTGCTGCGCTTGAATCCGGCTTCTTGCTTACCCGGCAATTTTTTATCCGTAAGTCTCATTTCTCTAGCTTCTTGTCCTGCTCTTCCTCTCATTCTGTGATTTTCCATTCATCTCCATTTGACTCAGTCTACCCTTCTGTGAGTCtcattttttcttctctccAGCTGTCTTCTCATCGATTGTCTAACttcatttgattgattgacTGATTTGTTCTTCGTTTGATGTAGAAGAAAACTAACCACCtagttttttttgccaACATTTTTTGCGATGAGCTGTCTTTTTCTACCCCACGTTTAACAAACTTGCCTTTCCCCTCAATTAGACCTCCTGACAATTCACTCACATCTCTATTGTTAACTCTGACTGCCCTCCTGTTTAAACTCTagtctttttttcaattgtccATTGTTTCTCCTCTGACTTCCAACCATAAACTTTTTTCACTTAACTTTTTCGTAAATTCAACTTAAAAATTTACacttcaacttcaaaaaCTCTAAATAACAATTAAAACTCAATTCAGACACCTCTTACTGCTCATTCTGAAGCTTCTCTACTGTCTTTTGACTTTTTGTGCGTTGCTATTTTCATGATTATCCCGAGTcttgtctttttttcagCTGATTTTTTCGTAAATTCCggccaaaaaaaacacaactTAAATTGCCAAAACtcaaaataacaatacCAACTCAATTCAGACAACTCCTACTGCTTATTCTAAAGCTTCTCTACTGTCTTTTGACTTTTTGTGCGTTGCTATTTTCATGATCACCCCGTTTCTTGCATTTTTTTCGGCCAACTTTTTCTCAAATTCTGaccaaaaaattgaatctcGATTATCCAAAACATTGCTAATTATAACACTTACTTACTTAAGAGAACTGCTACTACCATCCTTGAGACTTAGTCTTCGTCTAGTACCAATCATTgtgctgctgctgttgctaGAACTCGACttattgttcttttttgagTAAATCTGATCTAAAAATCTACTACATTTGACCAACAAAGTGCTCAAAATCAGACCAGGCTCACTGCTTCTGCTTTGTCTGTTTCCAAGTGCAGTTACGCTGCAAAAGAACTTAAAATTGCGTTCCATTATAATCTATACACACCCATCTCCTGCTATCACTTCACCTCACGTCCTCCCTGCGCTTGTCCATCCGTGAGTTTAACCACCGCCTCCCTCTTCCCTTGTCCACCCGTGATTCGCCAGTCCCTGGCTCTAAATTTCTGACTTGATGATCTTTCGTTTCAGTTTGTACTGTCTCTGTGATCGATTTATCCTTCCATTCCATCTCCCACTTCCTTCGACTTTGTTTTCGATCTGCTTTCATCTTCCACAAATCCCTGTCTTGCCCTGCTAGCCATCCGTGATTCTCCAGCACTGTTCACTCCCACGTCCCCGCTGTTCACTTTCTTATTCTTTCAATGACATTTCCAATTTCCGTGAATTCGTTTTATTGACATAGCTCCTCTCTGCAAATGCCCTCCTTCCCTTGATTCCATCTTGCTAGCATCCCctgatttgatttctctttctttttaattttctAGCTAAACTGACTTTTTCGTGAACTCATTGTTTATCTCCTGGTTGTCTATCATCTCACAGCAGCATTCCCAACTGCATTCTTCATCTGATTGAAAATCTGATCTGTTGTCGTTGAAGAAAAGTGATATTTTTTGACCAGCTTTTTTTCTGCCAACTTTTTTTCGATGACTTCTCCACACTTTTCTGCCACGTTTTccctattttttttgccacgtcagaaaaaaaaaaatttttttcaccacTTTTCTTCCCACCGCCAACACCATCAATCATGTTCTACCTGCCAGAGTGCCAGTTCTACATATGTTCCGATTTCCTAGCTCTTCAGAAATCTTTATTGTTCTACCATTGAGTGTTTGCTGAAACTATAAACTTTCCCACCACCAGTTCTGCCACCCCTACCTTTTGCCagcaaattcttcaattcttgaaacTCCTCAAATTCATTTAGTCTATCGACTGTCCCACCACCAGTGTCTGCACCAACTGCAAAGTTTAGCTGTTCAAATTCGCCAACTAATGTTGACTACTGTTCACACTGCCATCTTGTGCATCCTCCAAAAACAACACAATTGACATCAGCTTAAAAACCGGGCATACACAACTGCTGTTCAGTCTGCAATCACATCACCATTCTATTTCATGCTGCCATGATTTCTACGAGATGTTGTTCTACAAATGAATTTTCAACCTGCAAATTCACTATAATTGACGTCTAGCATTCACACTGCCACAACTAGCAAACACAATTCATGCTGCCACAAATTCTACAACTGCCATTAGTTGAGTACTgttcttcaattgatttttcaaccaCCAAGCACAGCAGCACAACGGTCTTCATAGTTCTTGCTGCCACGATTTCGGCAACTACGATTGACTATTGAATTTTCAGCCAGCATTCACAAATCATTTCCCACTAGTTGTTCATCCTGCAAATTCACCATATTTGACGTCTAGCATTCACACTGCCACAACCAGCAAACACAATTCGTGTTGCCACAATTTCTACGACTGCCATTGATCGCTCATTCTCCAACCAGCAAACAATGCGAGATACACAACTGCCATACACAGTCAGTGTTGTTTTTCCTATTCAATTTGCTCGGCTCGACCACCTATCAGTGTGCATGTTGCATTTCCCATTGCCACTATGTTCAATTTTCGACACTGCCATTGACAACGAGATACACAACTGTTTCCACATTTCATGTTGCATTTCCCACTGCCATTGAGTTACTACAACTGCCATTAGTTGACAACGACACACCAGCTTGCACAACTCTCCAGAATATTttccaccaccatcaaCTACTGAATCTACAAGTTGTTCTATCGTCCCTTCTCCAACYAGCAARCACAACGAGATACWTGTCTGGGCATTTACAATAGCTTCTACTCATCATTTTGCATCTGCCATGCAATCTGCCCACCACCCATCATCCAACCAGCAAACACAACCGCAACGGGCATTGACAACTGCTTCCACTGCTATGACACCACCACTGACTACATGTTGTTCACCCAGCTAACACAACAGCTCAAAACTGCTTCCACAACTCGTGTTGCATCTCCGGCTTACTTGCACAACAGCAATCACAAGATACACACTGGGCATTCACAACTCCTCAGATAATTTACAATAAGCTTACACAACGGGCATTCGCATTTCATGTTGCATTTCCCACTGCCATCAACYAGCAARCACAACTGCWYTGACTACACCCTCCTCATTTCGTGTTGCATCTCCGGCTTACGTACACAACAGCAATCACAACGAACACCTTGATTATCGAGATACACAATACACAATTACTACAACCCCCCCTCATCTCGCTTTGCTTGTCTATTTCTCTAGTATATACGCAATAAAATTACCGCTTCTCAAATTCTCCCTCTTACTCTGTCACCACTTCATAGTACCTAATCACAAGTCTCATAAACACTTCCCCAACACCCACAGCCTCAAACCAGTGCTCGAAAATTCGCATATCCCCAACATACCCCCGCATCCTCTCGTCAACAAATATCGCATACAACAACTTCTTGATAAACCGCCCACAGCACTGATGCCGCCCGACTCCAACGCCACACCACTTGCACCTGTCTTCCATCTTAAACGTCATATACTCAACCTCGTTCCTCCAGTTGCTTGCAAAGTACCCATCAGCCTTCCGAGCAACCGCCTGATCCTCTTCGCCCTCCCCAAACACACTCCTATCCTTCCACTGTTCCACAACCATCAAAAACATCAGCTGTGTCGTCGGCATCCCCCGAGGCAACTCATCCACATTGATAAAACTGTGCGACACCATCCGCTGACAATACTCCCGAATCCCAGCACTCGCATACTCCTCGTTCTCACGAATCCAGTTAATCTGTTCAACCCCTTCCACCCCACCAATAATCTCTTTGATCCCCTCAACATCAATGTCTCCCAAGATCCACCTCACCATCATCACATTCTTCACCGTCTTCTGATACCGGCACCCATGTCTTCCGCGAGTGCAGTACGCAACCGGCATGTAACAGTATCCGCACATGTCAACATGTTCAAACGTGGGCTGGCTCTTGAACATCTGAATATACTTCGCCATCTTGCAATACTTGAAAGTACTGCCTATCACCGGGTTGCCCATCTCAATCTGCTGCATAATACTCTCGGCCTCATCAACTATCTCATCATACCAATTCTTCTCCTCCTCAGTctcagcaacaacaactatcTCATCATACTGGTTCGTCTCCTCCGGCTCATCTTCCCAGAGTTTCCTCAACATATCCTCGTGCTCGGCGTCAACCACTCCACAGCAGTTATTACACGCTGCTCGAATCCCATAAAATGCCGCCATCTGCTGTCTAAAACACCGCACCTCATCGGGGTCCCGATTTGAATATAGCTCCACCATATGCGAGACCTTGTTACGTGCACGTCCAATCACTTGAATCATCTCCGCCACCGGCACATCAgtgtcaaaaaaaaacaatcgCCCGTATATTCGGCAAGTCAATCCCACAACTAAAACTTTTCGTCGCTAAAACAACTTTTGCTGTCCGAACAACGTCTTGCACACCTTCCATATCCTCAATATCTGCAGTAACAGTCACAACACCATCTCCATAACTCCGCCGCAACTCAGCTTCGTGCGCATAAAGCGTCTCCTTCCAGTCATAGTacaccaacaccaaatCGTCCGGGTAATAGTTTACAAAATTCTTCACATACTGCTTCAACTTCACATACATCAACTCTCTACTATCACCAACCCTCTGGTCCATATACACATTGCAATTAGGCAACTCACGCACgcaattcatcatcaccgGCAGAAGTAATGTGCGACTGTTCATGCGACAGAAATCCCGGCCAAGCGTAGCCCCCAAACACACAACCTTAAAGAAAACCTTGAGACACTCATATCTGAGATTGCTGAAATTSCGAAACTTGTATTCCTCATTCAACACCTGCGCTTCATCAATAACCACCATCCCAAGACGACTGTTTCGCCCACAGGGTAGATTCTGAAAATTAAGAATGAAATTCACAAACTCCCGGTTCCTCAAACAGTCAAAAACTCCAACTATAACATCAACCCCATCGCTAAACAGCCGGTGCTCGTACGCGTCAATCACATGCAAGTACCGCCGYA
The sequence above is a segment of the Candida albicans SC5314 chromosome 3, complete sequence genome. Coding sequences within it:
- a CDS encoding uncharacterized protein (Protein of unknown function; induced by Mnl1 under weak acid stress; transcript detected on high-resolution tiling arrays; Spider biofilm repressed), with translation MIQVIGRARNKVSHMVELYSNRDPDEVRCFRQQMAAFYGIRAACNNCCGVVDAEHEDMLRKLWEDEPEETNQYDEIVVVAETEEEKNWYDEIVDEAESIMQQIEMGNPVIGSTFKYCKMAKYIQMFKSQPTFEHVDMCGYCYMPVAYCTRGRHGCRYQKTVKNVMMVRWILGDIDVEGIKEIIGGVEGVEQINWIRENEEYASAGIREYCQRMVSHSFINVDELPRGMPTTQSMFLMVVEQWKDRSVFGEGEEDQAVARKADGYFASNWRNEVEYMTFKMEDRCKWCGVGVGRHQCCGRFIKKLLYAIFVDERMRGYVGDMRIFEHWFEAVGVGEVFMRLVIRYYEVVTE